Proteins encoded by one window of Vitis riparia cultivar Riparia Gloire de Montpellier isolate 1030 chromosome 11, EGFV_Vit.rip_1.0, whole genome shotgun sequence:
- the LOC117924534 gene encoding stress-response A/B barrel domain-containing protein UP3-like — protein MSSSSSQIIEHVVLFKVKDETEPAKVSDWLSGLNGLASLDQVLHLSAGPIHRDLSSAFKFTHMLHSRYSSKEDLSGYSGHPSHLRVVKELGSPILEDLMAVDWVADDLSGPVVPRPGSAMRLTIMKLKEGLGDEEKAKILGAIGDIKDCLGSLNQMTYGGNFSPGRAKGFSIASVAIFPGLNELEALDSNPELVQLQRDKVRDLLDRVIVLDYVVPPPQSASLS, from the coding sequence ATGTCGTCGTCGTCGTCGCAGATAATCGAACACGTCGTCCTCTTCAAGGTCAAGGACGAGACGGAGCCGGCGAAGGTCTCCGACTGGTTGTCCGGACTCAACGGCCTGGCCTCTCTCGACCAGGTACTCCACCTCTCGGCCGGGCCCATCCATCGGGACCTATCGTCAGCGTTCAAGTTCACTCACATGCTTCACAGTCGCTATAGCTCCAAGGAAGATCTAAGTGGCTACTCTGGGCATCCGAGCCACTTGAGAGTGGTGAAAGAGTTGGGTTCGCCGATCTTGGAGGACCTGATGGCCGTCGATTGGGTGGCTGATGATCTTTCCGGACCGGTGGTGCCGCGGCCGGGGTCGGCGATGAGACTGACGATCATGAAGTTGAAGGAGGGTTTGGGAGATGAGGAGAAGGCGAAGATCTTGGGAGCGATCGGGGATATTAAGGATTGTCTTGGATCGTTAAATCAGATGACTTATGGTGGGAATTTCTCGCCCGGGAGGGCGAAAGGGTTTTCGATTGCATCGGTTGCGATCTTTCCGGGATTGAATGAATTGGAGGCCTTGGATTCAAATCCGGAATTGGTGCAGTTGCAGAGGGATAAGGTTAGGGACCTTTTGGACCGCGTGATTGTGCTAGATTACGTGGTTCCACCACCGCAATCTGCTAGCCTTTCATGA